A window of Methanobacterium sp. genomic DNA:
GTTCGCGTGCAGCAAAAAATTGAATCCCATCTTCAAAATCATTGAAGGCTGAATTTAATGCGAGATCTATTACTTTATCATTTAAAGAGACTACCCCAACCATAATCCTTAGTTTTCTTAAGAGTTCTTTTGCTTTCTCTATACCTGACACCTTTCTTAAAATATAGAAAACATTGGCGAAAACAAGTGGGGTAGTAACTAGTTTTATTATGCCTGTATCTCCCATGGTGAATACTTCTGCGGCATATGAATAGAATGGTTCTCGTTTACATAAAAGATCCAGAACGATATCTGCATCTATGAACACTTCTTTATTCATACTTGCCTTCCAAGTACTCTACATAATCCAAACCATCAAGATCCTTTTCCGAGATAACGCCGCTAAGTTCTTCCACCAATGGAGAATACTTTACTTTTCCCTGGTCAGATTGAGAGACAAGATTTCTAAAGTAGGTTTCTACAAGTTTAGACAAGCTTTTATTGTTTCTTTCTGCGTATTTCTTTGCAGAGTTGATAATTGCTTTATCCAGCTTTAATGTAAGCTTTGTTTCCATACATAGCCTCCT
This region includes:
- a CDS encoding DUF6364 family protein, translating into METKLTLKLDKAIINSAKKYAERNNKSLSKLVETYFRNLVSQSDQGKVKYSPLVEELSGVISEKDLDGLDYVEYLEGKYE
- a CDS encoding PIN domain-containing protein, whose amino-acid sequence is MNKEVFIDADIVLDLLCKREPFYSYAAEVFTMGDTGIIKLVTTPLVFANVFYILRKVSGIEKAKELLRKLRIMVGVVSLNDKVIDLALNSAFNDFEDGIQFFAAREQGIKLLLTRNVKDYKAADLIIQTPEEYLKTVKAI